In the genome of Raphanus sativus cultivar WK10039 chromosome 9, ASM80110v3, whole genome shotgun sequence, the window agtttaaaataataattctaataaatttaGGGACACACACGCACTAAAAAGAATATACCATACATATTTCCTCGGTTCACAGTTCACACACCTATGTATTTCATGAAAACATTCTATATACATATAAGCATTGAATCTTATGTACTAGCTTGGCTTGAACCAAAGCCATACACCACCACACTACTTTCTCCTCCGAGCTTTGCAGATAGCCCATAAAAGCAATGACCACCGTTAAATTCCTCTGTAGCTACGGCGGGAGAATCATCCCGCGTTATCCCGACAGCAAGCTACGTTACCACGGCGGCCATACACGTGTCCTCTCCGTACAACGCTCCATATCCTTCGCCCGTAAGattcttttttctctcttccCTTTTCAAAGTTTATATTACTCTTTCGTAAGATTCTTACGGTCATTTTTAAAACAGAGCTGGCGATGAAACTCGGTGAGATATGCGGGAGAGGAAGGTGATGAGTCTTCGTTGTCAGTTACCAAAGGATGATCTCGAAGCGCTTGTCACCGTATCCTCCGACGAGGATCTAAGCAACCTCATGGAGGAATATGATCTCGCTACTACTACGACGGCTTTTAAGATCCGTGTGTTCCTTTCTTCTCCGCTTTCAACGACGTCCTCTTCTTCCTCGGACTCATCAACCTCTCGCTCTTGCTCTCCTTCGTCTCCGTCTACTGTGAACCCGAAAACATGTCCGGTCTGTGCCGAGAGATCGCATCAACATCGCAACACAAACAAGGGATGCTACGTTCGGAGATGTCCGAGCCATGATCAGTTCTATCTTATCCGAAACTGAAACTCTCATCACTTTACACTGTGGCAATATGACTAGAATTCTTGAATTCTTAGGAGTTATATTATCTAACACCGTGAGGATCAGTTTCATATAAGCCAAAAGGGAACTCGAGAGTTTTCTATTTATGTAATTGTATGACCATGGTCTGACCAGAAGATCATGAAAATCACTAAACAGAATCCAGTTAGAAACGATAATATAAGGTTggaaaacgtttttaaaaatggtTTAAGTAAAAGATGAATTCAAGGAGTCAAAATTTTTGACTCTATAAATAGTCCGTAATAAAggttatatataaaactaaaacgtAACAGACTATAGTTATTTTTGTGTGGCAGCTTGGATCCATCTCCTGGGATATACATGTATCATTTAAATGATGTAGTTAAGAGCTTTAATTTCacttttattattatagatatTACTGAAAAGATGGGTTACACAAAAAGTTATATTGGTCCGACAATATTAACACAGATGCCTTTTAAGGtattaatattcaaattttgGCCATACAAGACATCCAAGAAGCAAGGTTCAGATATTGAGTACACCACTTTGCAACAGTCTTTTCCTAGCCATCTGAAATCATTTGCCGCCGCTAATTTCAACGAATCATGACATCCCGGTTCTTTGTCGATGGCCGAACAATACTTCATCTTAGCAGCTACTTCCGATTGTTGGAACACCAATGCCGTGAGGATTAGGGCTAACAAGAAAAAGATCGATTTAGATGGGTTAGTATTCATTTTTGGAGGGTTAAATAATGACTAGCTAGTATAAAGAGGACTAGCTAGTATCAGGAGTTCAGATCTTTTGTTTCGGTGAATAAATGAAAATGGTTTACTTTATATATAGAAGATAGATGAAGATAGTATGGCTATAAAAAGAATTCAATGATAACCATTGACTTATTGACTGCTGAAGATAGGGATGTAAAAAAGAAGATACCCATTGACTATAGAAGAAACTGATAAAAAGACATCCCTCATTTTACGGTAATCTTCTCATTTTTCCCCTATTGTTAAACATATAAAGGAGCACCAGTTAAGAACTAATAATCTAGAATAGAGGGAAAAGAACAGAGAGAAAGGGAGTTATGATCTATGAACCAATAAACTCTATTCCTAACaatcaaaactattattttttttgtaaactacaaTCAAAACTATTATTGAGAAGAAAAAATTAGAAGTCACGTAAAAACAGAATCTGCTATATATGACTGTATCAACGATATCAACGTGGTGCATGAATTGGCCCCCACATTATTTTtgaacatctttttttttgagagaaGCATATTCTTAACTAggattttcaaaattcgtttctTTGTGTTAGTATACATGTTCGGTGATGAAATACATTTCGTTTCCAAGTAACATATATAGTAGAACCAATGTGGGAGCATTAATTTCAGCAGAATAGAAAATGTATATTGAAATTTATCACTTTTATTATAAAGATTAACACGGAAAATGGGTTATGTACTTGGTCCGACCGTATATAACACAAATGTTTTTGAAGCAAGCATGAGGTTGTACttgtatttctctatttttatctctaaaatagaggaactctaaaatagagatggGTTTGTCTCCAATGTATTCCTCTATATTTGCCTCTATAAaggaatattttcaaaaaattctattttaagtttacaaaaaacactttttatttataaaaattgataactaaccctatttacttttaatttttaaaatattttcataaaattatgaatttgtttaaactaaatttgtattcaaaaactattatgtaaacaaaaaatataattttatttttataaacattttatttttctataaaataattattttggttataaatataaaagtttgaaatttaaaagactattttgaaaataaaaaagtatgactctataatagaggaatgctattttcacctctatttATAGCATTCCTCTcttatagaggtgaaaatagagATGGGATGGAGCACTTTTTCCTCTATTATAGcatatagaggtgaaaatatctaagggttggagatgctctaagtacACTACTCTGTAGCAATCTTTTCTTAGCCATGTGTAATTTTTTTCCTGCGCTAATTTAACAGTTTCTTGCTCAAAGAGAGAAGAgtgagattttttttacaacaatacTCTCATTGTATGTACCCGCCAAAACTCTTTGATAATGAGATTCTTTCACTACCACCACGGCGGCTACATCCGTCGAACCATTATCTACCCGAAGCCAGTCAAGTCCGTCGTCGCGCATATCCACGATCTAGCGAAAACCCAAAACCCCGAGATCGCCACCAGATCACGTTTGGTTGATGATCCAAGCTCTCACCCATGGCCCGAATGGCTAGATTTGATGGGGATGCTGGTGAAGAAAGGTTACTTTGGAGAAAGCGTGACGAGTCCCAAGGAATCGAATCATATCCGTACTGCTTGTCTCGAGTTCGCCCGCCATCGATTCACTCTCGTGAGGTACggtgattgatttttttttttttttaaaacaatccttttgatttgattctttATGGGTTTCTCTGCATCTCGTGGATGAGTTTGATTTCTGGATCGTTTGGTGCGTTGAACTATTTGAGTGAGTGAAGAATCCAATGTGCACACaaggtgttcgacgaaatgGAATATACTGATCGGTGTCTCAAGTGCTGTAATTTGATTCAAATTCTGAGGCTTTTGGTTTTATTCTATATGGGTTTATCTGCATGTAGTGAGTGGCTTTGATTTTTCTGAATCATTTGTTCCTTTAAATTGCTTGTGGGTGAAGAATCCAATCTGCACACAAGGTGTTCGACAAAATGTAATATAATGATCGGTCTCTCAAGTGTTGTAATTGATTCAAATTCTGATGCTTTTGATTTGATTCTATGTGGGTTTCTCTGCATCTCGTAAAGACTTCGTTTTCTTGATCATTTGTTATTTACATTGTTTTAACTGAGTGAAGAATCCAATCAGCACACCGGTCTAAGTCAAAATGGCGGCTATACATAGATATATAGATCGGTTTCTGAAGTgttgcatttttatttattttacagatACTTGTCGAAGAAAGATATGAAAGTGATTGCTGGGTGTGGATGTCCCAGCATTGACAGGAAGGTTGTGAACTCAGGGAAGCGTCTAAGAGCTTATGTGGGCATTGATGAAGTAAATGTATGTATTCTACTTATAGCGTtagctctttcttttttttctgaggTTACACGTGCTTGGAACTTACTTCACCAATCTTGGAACAATTTACTTAGTAGGTGTGTGGCTCTTGCAACTTGAGAGGGAAATGTGAAAGGGCGTATGCGCAAGCACGAGAAGAGGAAGGTGCTCGAACTATAGATGTCATGCGTACACTGCTAACTTATGGGCTTGATTCTGTTTCTCCTACTGTGGTGAACCGTGCTTGTCAAACCAAGTTTGTCGAAGATTCTGTGAGGAAGTTGCTGAGAGAAAGCGTGGAGTACAGCTTACAGGACGTTGAGCCTGCTGAGACTGTGGCATCTCGAGATGAGCTCCAGACAAATTCACCGGAGAATGGTGAGAGAGACACGCGGAAAAGACCAGGGGATTGGTACTGTACAGAGTAAGTCGTCTTAATGCATTGGTTGTTACTttgtgtgctctctctctctcttttgttatGAACTATTCTTGTTTGGCAGATGCAAGTTCCTAAACTTTGCGAAAAACATAAGATGCTTGCGGTGTGATGTATTTTCTGAGGAGAGGCTGAAGCAGTTGAAGCAAGAACAGAAAGATCATCTTCCACTGAAGAAAGGAGATTGGATATGCCAAACGTGAGTACATCTTTTACAGTGTCTTGATCTGATTAAAAAATCATTGAACTTCCATTCTGTTGCCGCAGATGCAATTTCCTCAACTTTGCGAAGAACACGAGTTGCTTAAGGTGCAAAGACAAGCCTTCAATGCGTCAAATCAATCCGGGAGAGTGGGAATGCGAGTCGTGAGTCATTATAATCATAATCCGTTTTGTATTAAATCTAGCATTCCCTTGTTGGATACTGATATCATTTTGTGCACATCATCAGGTGCTATTACATCAATTTTAGAAGAAACTCTGTTTGTTTGAAGTGTGATCACAAGAGACAAAAGGCTCCAAACGCCACACCGGATTCGAAGAGTGTTGGTGATCATCACAGCAGAGTTTCAAAGACGTGGAGttttgtagaagaagaagaggaggaggaggaggaagaagaagatgtcgtGATGGGATTTCCAGTGGATGGAGGGAGAAGTAGTGTTTCGAGGAGTGTGGAAAAGAGAGAGCAATGGAAGttggagatgatacagaggaTGAGGAGCAATGggcataaaaagaaaaaagatgttgatgatgatgacgagaGAGAGTCAAGAAGATGTTATGATCGGAGAAAGATTGAGCTTCTTGGTAATTGTAGTGATGATGGAGAGATGGATGATTGGTTTGCTCCAACTTTAAGAtaatctgtttttcttttctctctttggcTGGTTTGGATTTGGACATTTTTGTAGTGAAAACCTGTAATGTTGACCGCAAATtgattaactaaaatatttgaaaatactAAATAATGTCAAATTTAAGATACtcatttagtttattttctatGATCTAAACTTTTCATTGGTCTTCTAATTGTttccaataaataaaattgtaaataattaatagaaattGGTTTGACTATTTATGTAAGTAAATTGTTTACCTTTCAATCACTTGtccaggaaaaaaaaattgtcaaaacaATTTTAGTTGAGCAGAAGTTGAGGAAATGGATAATTAACCTATTAGAAAATGATTTATGATACCTTGTGAATAATGTTTTGTGAGTAATGTTGAGACacttgaaaatattatatggtGATTACATGATTAATAGACAAGTCTTTTGAATCTCTAGAAAATTAATGTACCGTCCGTCAAATGGAATGGATCTCACAAACCGAAtgaataaatatagaaaatccaTTAACCATAAACGGTCGAACATTAcaaaattttttgaaaatgtacAAAAATCTAAACTCACCTAACTCACATTAAATTACAGTTTCTTATGCAATTTTCAGCTTAATAATTCATCTGCCCACCAATGGATTTGTTGATAAATGAAACCTTAATATGGTTTTCTTacaatttttcgaaaatagtTAAATAGGGTTTTggattattattataatataaaaggGAATGCTTCTGATAGTTTGTAGAAGCAACAATCTTTATCTACACCAAGTGTGAATGCGGAGGGGTTGTAGCTTTGTCATCACAACTTGTGTTTTGGCTTTGGACAAGACAAAAAGGTGCAAAAGCAAAAGGAATCTGTTGCACTCGGCTTTACGCAATGACCTTTTAATTATTGCCCTTTTCCATCCAATGCGTTTTGATACCGTTTCTTCAAGTCTCAAACTGTTATACgctttttttgttacaaaatttCTAACTTTCATATCATCAAAACAtacatattatttacaaaattaagaTATTAACTGTTCTGCAAATTCGATTAGTGGATATTTTAACATTAATCATAAACTATCACTTTCGTACAGAACATACATCTAAACCCAAATACGAAAAATGCCTAACTAGTTGAACTTACTATGCTATAATTCATATGCTAAATGAGATAAGCCTATTACAAATAACAGTTATCAATCTACCCATCCGCCAACATAAGTTAATCGATTCAAATGATAAAAGCAGAATAAAGCAACGTTTTGCTAGTTTTTCACTAATAGATTGGTACCATCGAATACTAACGTGAAAACCGTGATGTTCATTATCTTATACGTGTAAGTTGTACAAAAGAGTGACAAACAAAGGAGGGTTAGGTTTTGGTAGCTGCATACTTTGCTTGTCTGCACACAAACGCGGAGCTGGGACATCCATTTTGGTCAAGGATCAATAGTTTAAGTCTATAGGCtttaataaagaaacaaaacgaCTTAATATCAATAATGTTACTGTTACCCATAGGCCTAGTTACCCAGAAAGTACACCTGTGACCTGTGCAATTTCCCTACattatatatccaaataataaaacGGTGTTGAGCAGGAAAAGAAAGGTAAATAAAAACGGGAtgtggtcgacaaaaaaaataaaaataaaaacggaaTGTGCTAGATATTGGCCATATGGCTGTATCAGCGACAGCAACGTGGTGCGTGAATCAGACTAATAATAAATGCCTGACGCTTCCGTGGTGCGTGAATCAGACTTATTTTCTCGTTTTCGTATACAAAAACATTACAAGAAATACAGATCGAAACAGAATCTTTTGATTACATTactattatcattttattaaagATTAAAGAAGCGAGTGTTGTCTCCATTCTCTTTTCACCATTTTCTGTTAcctacctctctctctctctctctctctctctcaaccagTTCATTTTTGTGTTCATATAATGGCTTCCTCTGAATCCACTGGTACTCTTTCTTAGATTCTCAATTTCATATTAGTAAATTATGCATCTCTACCATCATAAAATCGATCTTTAAACGTTTTACTGGGTtgcttttttcttcttaaaagtGAAATTTGTTCCAGAAGAAGATAATTTCTTGCAGAGACATGTCGCCTTCTTCGACAGGAACAAAGATGGTATCGTTTATCCTTCAGAGACATTTCAAGGTACTACTGTCTTCTTGAAAAGAAAACTCTTCAGTTCATACCAAAATGTCTTAATCAATCTTATGTAATATCTTAGGAATAGATTTGTTTTCTAGATCTTTTGTTTTGCTGCATATGTGTTTGTGAGGCTCTTATGGTCTGATGACTCTCATCTTAGTAATCTGTAAGATTTTCGATATTTTCTATACTAACTTTACTGTCTTCGGAACACGACAAAACAAGAACAGGGTTTAGAGCAATTGGATGTGGATATCTCTTGTCGGCATTCGCTTCTTTGTTCATCAACATGGGTCTTAGCAGCAAAACTCGTCCGGTAAATCAAAGATCATTAAGTTCCTAATGTTAAATGATTTCATtcttaattacaaaaaaagGAGTCAGTGATACGTGTTCTTGATTTGCAGGGAAAAGGTTTCTCGCTCTCTTTTCCGATAGAGATTAAGAATATCCACCTTGGCAAACATGGTAGCGATTCAGGCGTTTACGACAAGGATGGGAGGTATATTACagagttttatgattttagcaTATATTTCttacattttcaaaataaaattattttttaaaaagtatttaaaataaatatttgaagttGTTAATATCCATTTAGtgattttgtaattatattttgtaaactataaattaaatcTACTGActtaatttttatctaaaatcaCTGAAATAATTAGTCATAAAATGATTtaactgaaaataattttatttgtttttgacataagtaaaaaaaaaactgaaaatattattttaaaatagaaatataaattttattcatttgtttttttttttatatttatggaGGTTTGTGGAATCGAAGTTCGAGGAGATATTTGCGAAGCATTCACATACACATCCCGATGCTTTGACGGGCAAAGAACTCCAAGAACTCCTCGACTCAAACAAAGAAGCTAATGATCGTAAAGGAGCGTAAGTATCCCAACCGGTTTGGTTTAATTcggtttttattttgatttcttaAACGATGTTACTATGGATCCGATTCTGAATGGTTATTATATGTGAATTGAATAAATTTGCAGGATTGCTGCCTATACGGAGTGGAAAATCTTGCAAT includes:
- the LOC130499566 gene encoding probable peroxygenase 4, with product MASSESTVKFVPEEDNFLQRHVAFFDRNKDGIVYPSETFQGFRAIGCGYLLSAFASLFINMGLSSKTRPGKGFSLSFPIEIKNIHLGKHGSDSGVYDKDGRFVESKFEEIFAKHSHTHPDALTGKELQELLDSNKEANDRKGAIAAYTEWKILQYLCKDKNGLLHKETVRAVYDGSLFEKLEKQTASKKHP
- the LOC108824525 gene encoding uncharacterized protein LOC108824525, with protein sequence MRERKVMSLRCQLPKDDLEALVTVSSDEDLSNLMEEYDLATTTTAFKIRVFLSSPLSTTSSSSSDSSTSRSCSPSSPSTVNPKTCPVCAERSHQHRNTNKGCYVRRCPSHDQFYLIRN
- the LOC108824294 gene encoding zinc finger protein VAR3, chloroplastic, yielding MRFFHYHHGGYIRRTIIYPKPVKSVVAHIHDLAKTQNPEIATRSRLVDDPSSHPWPEWLDLMGMLVKKGYFGESVTSPKESNHIRTACLEFARHRFTLVRYLSKKDMKVIAGCGCPSIDRKVVNSGKRLRAYVGIDEVNVCGSCNLRGKCERAYAQAREEEGARTIDVMRTLLTYGLDSVSPTVVNRACQTKFVEDSVRKLLRESVEYSLQDVEPAETVASRDELQTNSPENGERDTRKRPGDWYCTECKFLNFAKNIRCLRCDVFSEERLKQLKQEQKDHLPLKKGDWICQTCNFLNFAKNTSCLRCKDKPSMRQINPGEWECESCYYINFRRNSVCLKCDHKRQKAPNATPDSKSVGDHHSRVSKTWSFVEEEEEEEEEEEDVVMGFPVDGGRSSVSRSVEKREQWKLEMIQRMRSNGHKKKKDVDDDDERESRRCYDRRKIELLGNCSDDGEMDDWFAPTLR